The Nitrospirota bacterium nucleotide sequence AAGACGAGTTTCGTGCAGGGCTATAACTGCCAAGCGGTCGTGGACGCCACGGCGCAGGTCATCGTGGCCGCCGACGTCACCCAGGCGACGAACGACAAACAGCAGGCGGGGCCGATGCTGGCGCAGGCCCCATTGGGGTCAGACTTGACTTGTTGACTTTCCCGCCACCACCCGCGCCACTGCGGATCGCTCGGCCGCACTCATCCGCGCCAGGCGCGAGATCAGGGCGGGGTCCCGCCCTAGACAACCGGGCCAGGTCGCGACCCGGCACCGCGCAGAGAGCGCCCGCCTGCACCAATAGCCGCCGGGCCCGGGCCGCGTCTCCTCGCCGATCCGGTCCCGTAATGCGCTCGCGCGCAACCCCCGTGGCCCGCACCACCGAACTGAGCAGCGCCGCCAACGATGGGGCCTTGCCCCGCGGGCGCTGCTCCTCCGCCGTGGTGCGTTGCACCTGCTCGACAAACTGGTCGTCCCCCAAGAGTCGCTGGTCGCGCACCCGGTAGTACTCCGGCCGACTTCCGGTGTTCAGATCCTCGGCCACAAAAGCCTGGTACCGCTGCCGAGCCAGCGATCGCCGGTCGCCCAACATGCCCAACACCGGGTCCGTGTCCACGAATCCGGCGCCCGCCGAGTCTAGATATGCTCGATGCCCGCTCCACGGATAGTCCGCAGGATCCGTGACGAGCCTGGCACGCACGGGGTTGAGATGAATGTACCGGACCAGCGCAAGTAGATACGCGTCCCGGTCGCAGAGGATCGCCTGATAGCGTCCCTGAAACACATGCCCCACCGCGCCATAGCGCCGGTTATAGCCTTGGGTGTAACTCTGATGCAACCCCTGCATGATCTTCGACAGCGCAATGTGCTGCGGCTCGAGCAACAGGTGCACGTGGTTGGTCATCAGGACGTACGCATACACCCGGAAGCCGTAGCGTTGTTTGTAGGCCCGCAGTTTGGCGAGATAGCGCAGCCGATCCATGTCGTCGTGAAACACCTCGCGCCGCTGGTTGCCGCGCGCGATGACGTGGTACAGCGCACCGGGATACTCAATGCGAGGTTTGCGAGCCATCGTGCCGCGCACCATAGCAAGGGGCACCCGACAAAGTCAATCAAGTTAAGTCTGACCCCGATTTTTTGCCCGATTTTTTGCCAGTTAAGTCTGACCCCGATTTTTTGCCGGTTTTTTGGCGCCTAAGGGCGGGGTATTGCAATTGACTTCGCACGAGCATTGTTTTACACGTGACCCGCATTCCGGATGCTTCCACTCCAACGACCGGTCGATGGGTTTGCCGTTCACTACCAATGAGTTCTTCGACGCCTTTCGTCAGTACAATGAAAGCGTCTGGCCGGTCCAGCTTCTTCTGAACGCGGCGTCGGGAGTGCGGTCTCTGTATGGCTCGGCGTCGTCAGAGATCGGCTGCGTTTCCGCGCGACCCGGGGGATTCGCGGCGTGCTGGGTCGGAGCCTCATCGCCTTCGCCCTCACGATCTATCCGGCCATCGGATACGCTCTGGGCCATCGTTACCCGACTGCGCCGACGTTCGGCCTACCGTGGTCCCACCACGATCTTTACGATCGGGCTCCTGCTGTTTGCCGAACCGCCCGTTCCTCGGATCGTCTTCGTCGTGCCCGTGCTGTGGGCGGCGGTCGGGTCGCTGGCCGCGTTCTGGCTCGGCGTGTTCGAGGATCTGGCATTGATCATCGCGGGTGTGATCGGGCTCTCCGCGGCGCTCTTCTCGCATCCGCCTGGTCCTCCGTTGCTTCGCGAATCACGTTCCTGATCCTGTCCCATGCGCACTTCTCTCAAGATCCCGCTGATCGTCGCGTGCGGCCTGTTCATCGAGAACATGGACAGCACGGTCATCTCGACCGCCTTGCCCGCGATCGCGGGCGATCTACAGGTCGATCCCATCGCGCTCAAGCTGGCGCTGACGTCGTATCTGCTCGGTCTGGCGGTGTTCATCCCCATCAGCGGGTGGGTGGCCGACCGCGTCGGCGCACAGACGACGTTCGCTTCGGCAGTTGGGGTGTTCATGATGGGCTCGATTGCGTGTGCCGTCAGCAGTTCGCTCGAGGCGTTTGTGGCGTCGCGGTTTCTGCAGGGCATCGGCGGGGCGATGATGGTGCCGGTGGGTCGGTTGGTGCTGATGCGTTCGATTCCCAAGAGCGAACTCGTCCCGGCGCTGAACTATCTGGCCATGCCCGCGCTGGTCGGGCCGGTGATCGGACCGCCCATCGGCGGATTCATCACCACGTATTTCCACTGGCGTTGGATCTTCCTGATCAATATCCCGATCTGCGTGCTTGGCATGTGGCTCGCGTTGCGGTTCATCCCGAATTTTCGCGAGCGCGATCAGCCTCGGTTCGATGGCATCGGGTTCATCCTGTCGGGCATCGGCCTCTCCGCGGCCATGCTCGGACTCGCGACCCTCTGGGAGCACATGCTCTCTGCCCGCGCTTCGGCGGTCTGCGTTGCAGTCGGCATGGTTGCATTGGCCGCGTACGGCTGGCACGCTGGTCGGACCGAACATCCGCTGCTCGACTTGCGCCTGTTCCGCCTCTCCACGTTTCGCGCCGGCGTCATCGGCGGCGCGCTATTTCGATCCGGGCAGGGCGCAGTGCCGTTTCTGCTGCCCATGATGCTGCAAATCGCCTTCGGCCTGACTCCCCTGCAATCAGGTCTGCTGACGTTCGCCGCGGCCGTGGGCGCTTTGTTCATGAAGACGCTGACGACCGCGATCCTGGGCCGCTGGGGCTTTCGCACCGTCATGACCGTCAACGCGATCGCGGCGTCGGTGATGCTCGCGGCGTGCGGCTTGTTCACCATCGCGACCCCGCACGCGGTCATCCTCACGGTGCTGCTGGTCGGAGGCTGCCTGCGCTCGCTGCAGTTCACGAGTCTGAATGCGATCAGCTTCGCGGACGTGTCCCCGCGCGACATGAGTCAGGCCACGAGCCTCATGAGCGTGGGGCAGCAATTGTCGATGAGCTTGGGCGTGATGGTCGGCGCGTACGCGCTCCAGGGCGCTCAAACGCTTCGCGCGGGACCGGTGCTGCTCGTCCAGGACTTTCGGCTCGCCTTCTTCGTGGTCGGCGTGGTTTCCATCACGTCCGTGATCTACTTCCTGAGACTTTCACCTACGGCGGGAGCCGAACTCGCAGGACCAAAACGCATACTGGCTGAAACCGAAGAGCGGGTCGGTCGATAGGAAGGAAGAAACCGTGAAATGCAGAAGGCGCCCGGCGATCAGCCGGGGCGCCTTCTGCTCGCGGCTAGGCTTATACCGTCACGCTGACGCTCTTGATGGCGGACTTGGCCTTCGACGCCATCTCCGGCGGCATGGACGTCATCTGGTGCATGGTCTTGGCGTGCTCGCCGGTTAAGCGCATCACTTCATCGGCTGTCTCGGCGCGCACCTCAAACGCGCACCCTCCGGCTGGATTCAGATCCAGGCATCCGAGTTTCTTGTACTCTTTGGTTGCCATACCGTTCCTCCTTCCGTGAAGAAGATCAATGGATAGGGCCCCTTGTTTTGCGACCTGCGACCCATTCTACGCCAAGCGTTTCGTCGAACGGAAGAGCCTTGGCGTCTCCGGCCGCGCCAGAGCACGGGCAGCGATCGCGCGTTGCACGGCTTACGATGATCCTGGTAGCATCCCCTGCGTTCTCCGGAGTCTTCCATGCTGACGTTTTACGGATACGCCAAGTGCAGCACGTGTGTAAACGCCAAGAAGTTCCTCACCGAGCTCGGTCGGAGTATCAAAGAAGTCGACATCACGACCGCGCCGCCGTCGCTGGCTGAACTGCGCTTTCTGATCAAGCAGAGCGGCCGGCCGTATACCGACTTTTTGAACCGCAGCGGTCTGCAGTATCGCGCGCTCAACATGAAAGAAAAGGTCAAGACACTGTCAGAAGACGCAATCGTCAAATTGTTGGCTTCCGAGGGCCGGTTGATCAAACGGCCGATCGTGACGGATTGGACACGAGCGACGGTGGGATTTTCGCCGGAAGACTTCAAGAAGACCTGGGGACGGTGAGATGAACCCGCAGGACGTTGCGCCGGGAGGAATCCGCGGACGCGGTGCGGCAGAAAATCCCAAGAACCGGTTCGAAACCGTCGAGCGCGTGCCCGAGCCGATCGACGCGGACAACGCCGAGCAGCCGCTGCCTCTCACGCAGTTCCTCCCCGACGCGTCCAAGTCCATCATTTCCACCAACGCCAGTCCCGACGTGGGGTTCGATGCCAGCATCAATCCCTACCGGGGATGCGAACACGGCTGCGCGTACTGCTACGCGCGGCCCACGCACGAATACCTGGGCTTTTCAGCGGGCTTGGACTTCGAAACCAAGATCATGGTCAAACACGACGCGCCAGACTTGCTGCGACGCGAGTTGTCTAAACGAAGCTGGTCGCCCCGGCTGATCGC carries:
- a CDS encoding MFS transporter, with protein sequence MRTSLKIPLIVACGLFIENMDSTVISTALPAIAGDLQVDPIALKLALTSYLLGLAVFIPISGWVADRVGAQTTFASAVGVFMMGSIACAVSSSLEAFVASRFLQGIGGAMMVPVGRLVLMRSIPKSELVPALNYLAMPALVGPVIGPPIGGFITTYFHWRWIFLINIPICVLGMWLALRFIPNFRERDQPRFDGIGFILSGIGLSAAMLGLATLWEHMLSARASAVCVAVGMVALAAYGWHAGRTEHPLLDLRLFRLSTFRAGVIGGALFRSGQGAVPFLLPMMLQIAFGLTPLQSGLLTFAAAVGALFMKTLTTAILGRWGFRTVMTVNAIAASVMLAACGLFTIATPHAVILTVLLVGGCLRSLQFTSLNAISFADVSPRDMSQATSLMSVGQQLSMSLGVMVGAYALQGAQTLRAGPVLLVQDFRLAFFVVGVVSITSVIYFLRLSPTAGAELAGPKRILAETEERVGR
- a CDS encoding transposase gives rise to the protein MVRGTMARKPRIEYPGALYHVIARGNQRREVFHDDMDRLRYLAKLRAYKQRYGFRVYAYVLMTNHVHLLLEPQHIALSKIMQGLHQSYTQGYNRRYGAVGHVFQGRYQAILCDRDAYLLALVRYIHLNPVRARLVTDPADYPWSGHRAYLDSAGAGFVDTDPVLGMLGDRRSLARQRYQAFVAEDLNTGSRPEYYRVRDQRLLGDDQFVEQVQRTTAEEQRPRGKAPSLAALLSSVVRATGVARERITGPDRRGDAARARRLLVQAGALCAVPGRDLARLSRAGPRPDLAPGADECGRAIRSGAGGGGKVNKSSLTPMGPAPASAPPAVCRSSPG
- a CDS encoding Spx/MgsR family RNA polymerase-binding regulatory protein, yielding MLTFYGYAKCSTCVNAKKFLTELGRSIKEVDITTAPPSLAELRFLIKQSGRPYTDFLNRSGLQYRALNMKEKVKTLSEDAIVKLLASEGRLIKRPIVTDWTRATVGFSPEDFKKTWGR
- a CDS encoding DUF6064 family protein translates to MFTIGLLLFAEPPVPRIVFVVPVLWAAVGSLAAFWLGVFEDLALIIAGVIGLSAALFSHPPGPPLLRESRS
- a CDS encoding DUF1059 domain-containing protein yields the protein MATKEYKKLGCLDLNPAGGCAFEVRAETADEVMRLTGEHAKTMHQMTSMPPEMASKAKSAIKSVSVTV